The nucleotide sequence CGGGCAGGTCCCGGACCACGCCAGAGGCGATCGACCCGCGGATCACGGGTCGGATGTCCACCTGCAACGTCGCACTGGCCGCCGGCGACCGGGCCCTCCGGCCCTGTGCAGCGCGCTGCCCGCAGGTTCACTGGTCGGTGGGAGACGCATAGGAGCGGCGATGGCCACGATGTCGGAACCGATCACGCGCCCGCAGTCGTCAGCGACCGCACCGGCGATCCGCATCCACGACCTCACGAAGCACTACGGCGCGACGGTGGGCATCGAGGCGCTGGACCTCAACGTGCCGACCGGTGCCGTGTTCGGCTTCCTGGGACCCAACGGCGCGGGCAAGACGACCACGATCCGCCTCCTGCTCGGGCTGCTCCGACCGACCCGCGGCAGTGCGCAGATCGGCGGCCACGACGTGTGGACCGACCGTCGGGCGGTGCATCGGATGGTCGGCTACCTCCCTGGTGACTACGTCGCCTACGACGACATCACCGGTCTCCAGTATCTGGAGTACCTCGGCGACCTGCGCGGTGGTGGCCAGTGGTCCCGGGTGGACGAGCTCGCCGAACGGCTCGAGCTCGACCTGCACCGGCGGATCGGCGACCTGTCCAGCGGCAACCGCCAGAAGGTCGGACTGGTCCAGGCGTTCATGCACGACCCGCAGGTCCTGGTGCTCGACGAGCCGACCAGCGGCCTGGACCCGCTGGTGCAACGGACGTTCCTCGCCATGACGCGTGAGGCACGCGATGCCGGCCGGACCGTGTTCCTGTCGTCGCACGTCCTGTCGGAGGTCGAGCAGATCGCCGACATGGTCGGCATCGTGCGGGACGGCACGCTGGCTGTCGTCGAGCGTGTTGCTGCGCTCAAGGCGCGGGCCGTGCGCCGTCTCGACCTGACCTTCGTCGGCACGCCGCCCATCCGTGCGCTCCGCTCCCAGCTCGGCGTGCGCGAGGTCCGCGGT is from Euzebyales bacterium and encodes:
- a CDS encoding ABC transporter ATP-binding protein, giving the protein MATMSEPITRPQSSATAPAIRIHDLTKHYGATVGIEALDLNVPTGAVFGFLGPNGAGKTTTIRLLLGLLRPTRGSAQIGGHDVWTDRRAVHRMVGYLPGDYVAYDDITGLQYLEYLGDLRGGGQWSRVDELAERLELDLHRRIGDLSSGNRQKVGLVQAFMHDPQVLVLDEPTSGLDPLVQRTFLAMTREARDAGRTVFLSSHVLSEVEQIADMVGIVRDGTLAVVERVAALKARAVRRLDLTFVGTPPIRALRSQLGVREVRGDGRRVHVLAEGSLEGLMRTAGAAGLENVVTHEADLAQIFLDYYTAETS